A single genomic interval of Natronoarchaeum philippinense harbors:
- a CDS encoding ABC transporter substrate-binding protein: MSEKHSNSTLTRRRMLQATGAAGALGFAGCLSNVTDGGDGGSNTMELLHGWTGGDGKAAINALTDGFDEAYPDVETDYKPIGGGGNTNLNTVVANRLSQNNPPSTFAGWPGKNFQKYEGVLGDLTSVWEDEGFMDSHIQEAVDACQTDDGNFAAVPIGSHRLNCLFYSTDVVEAAGVDPNSMSSLSDLISAMDQVAANTEAVPMAQAMTAPWTTLQLFGVVLLGQEGYDSYMTFVNGEGGGDAVRSALETTGTILSNYIPSDAASSNLTQSNELIMNDEAAFIHQGNWAAGAYRTNDLTYNEDWGFVPFPGTEGMYTLHIDSFLYPTNNSGENPSPEATKKWMSYAGSLEGQQLFDPLKGCIPTRTDANPEDFGPYLAETIEDFQNAEERPPTLAHGLAVSPTAMSQMKEVITNEFTGPYNVDAAATGLLEAAQQ; this comes from the coding sequence ATGAGCGAAAAACACTCCAACTCGACGCTTACGCGTCGTCGGATGCTGCAAGCGACAGGTGCTGCGGGCGCGCTCGGGTTCGCCGGATGCCTGAGCAATGTCACTGATGGCGGCGACGGTGGCAGCAACACCATGGAACTGCTTCACGGCTGGACCGGCGGTGACGGGAAAGCCGCGATCAATGCGCTGACCGACGGGTTCGACGAAGCCTACCCCGATGTCGAAACGGATTATAAGCCGATCGGCGGCGGTGGGAACACGAACCTCAACACGGTCGTCGCAAACCGTCTGAGCCAGAACAACCCGCCGAGTACGTTCGCGGGCTGGCCCGGCAAGAACTTCCAGAAGTACGAGGGCGTCCTCGGCGACCTCACGAGCGTCTGGGAGGACGAAGGCTTCATGGACTCCCACATTCAGGAGGCCGTCGATGCCTGCCAGACCGACGACGGCAATTTCGCGGCAGTGCCGATCGGATCGCACCGGCTGAACTGCCTGTTCTACAGTACCGATGTCGTCGAGGCGGCGGGCGTCGACCCGAACTCGATGTCGTCACTGTCCGATCTGATCAGCGCGATGGATCAGGTCGCTGCGAACACCGAGGCAGTCCCGATGGCCCAAGCGATGACCGCGCCGTGGACGACGCTACAGCTGTTCGGCGTCGTCCTGCTCGGTCAGGAAGGATACGATTCCTACATGACGTTCGTCAACGGCGAGGGTGGCGGCGACGCCGTTCGGAGCGCGCTGGAAACGACGGGGACGATCCTCTCGAACTACATTCCGTCGGACGCCGCATCGAGCAACCTCACCCAGTCCAACGAGCTGATCATGAACGACGAAGCGGCGTTCATCCATCAGGGTAACTGGGCAGCCGGTGCCTACCGGACCAACGACCTCACGTACAACGAGGACTGGGGCTTCGTTCCGTTCCCGGGTACCGAGGGCATGTACACGCTGCACATTGACTCGTTCCTCTACCCGACCAACAACAGCGGCGAGAATCCCTCGCCGGAAGCGACGAAGAAGTGGATGAGCTACGCTGGCAGCCTCGAGGGACAGCAGCTGTTCGACCCGCTCAAGGGTTGTATCCCGACGCGGACCGACGCCAACCCGGAGGACTTCGGTCCGTACCTCGCCGAGACGATCGAGGACTTCCAGAACGCCGAGGAGCGTCCGCCGACGCTCGCACACGGGCTGGCCGTCAGCCCGACGGCGATGAGCCAGATGAAAGAAGTCATCACCAACGAGTTCACCGGCCCGTACAACGTCGACGCCGCGGCGACGGGCCTTCTGGAAGCCGCCCAGCAGTAA